AGGCAAAGCTCTCTTATGCCGCGGGGCAGAGCCGTCTTATTGAGTTTAACAACTGGAAGCGCAAAAGCGATATGATTATGGTCCAAGGTTACGTAGACGGGGATAACAACCAGAATGGCGCCCCCAGGACTACTTATGACAATTACAAAAGCACAAGCCGCATTTGGCCACTTAAGGGCAACGAAATCGTTTTGAATTCGGGCCTTACCAACGAATACACGAAGATGATCCCAAGGAGCCTCATTGCCGATACCGAGTTTGAGCTGGCTTCCAACGTCATCATGGGTAAAGGTGAAAAGCTGAACCGCAGGGGTCTGCTAAAAGCTCAAGACACAGTTTGGATCGCGCCTGCGAACACAACTGTCTTTAATGAAGGCAATACGATGACAAAAGCTGCCGGCGACGTAAAGTCAATCAACGCTCCGTCTACCGCAGGAGAATACAAACTATATATCAAATATGGAGACGGCAGAGAAACAGCCACTTCCAAGTATACGGTATACGTCGACGCGAGCGGTTCAGCAACCAATGTGGAAAATGGGAAAAGCTACGATGTTTCAGCGGTACGGCCGCTTAAACTGACTTTGAGTAATGAATACACCTTTACGCTTAACGGCAAGGCCGTGGCGAATGGGTACGAAATCCGCACCGCAGGAAGCTGGACCTTGGTAGGCAGCACTTCGATGCCTGCAATAACCCTCAACTTTACCACCACAGTATCGGTGGCGAATAGGCTGCTCCCGGCTGACGTGTCAGCAGCCCCCGGCGGGAAAGTCAGGTTTGCGTACGATTTGGACGACGCCACAAAACAGATATGGATTTCCTCATCGAGCGACGGAAATTTTATTGAAAGCGATAAAGAAACAATGGCCTCCGGCAACATGGTAGAGATAACCGCGCCCAAGTTGCCCGGTCCATACATTATTTATGTACGGTCGAAAGAAGGCGATGTACTCAGCCAGTCGCACGCTCGTGTTGTGGTGCGCGATATGACGCCTGCCGATATTCCTAGAAATGGTCTTGACTTATGGCTCAAGGCCGATGAGGGCGTGGAAAAAGATAGCAGCGGCAACGTGACTGGATGGACAAATATGGGAAGCGTCCCGGCGAAGCTTGTCCCAGCGAACGTCCCCGGCAGCGGCGGCGATAATCTTGGAACACCAAGCGGCAACCCCACGCTAAAGAACGATGGATACGACTATGTAGATTTCGCAGCGCTGTCAAGGCCGCTAAAAGCTGCAGGTTTTAAAAATTATAACGGCAGTACGCAGATGACGATATACGCGCTGGTTAGACCAACAACCACAGCCAACAACTCCAGTGACCAAAGTGGCCTTGTTTATTTCGGATTGAACGAGGCTTACCAAACTTGGGCGGCCAACAGCGGTTGGAGCGGTATTAATCTAGGTGTAGGCACAAACAGAGTCAACATCCGCTTTGGTAACACGGATGGCGGCGTATCGGGCGGCGGGCAACAAATTGCAACAACAGCCACTGACGGTCTTGCCAGCGTTCGGGCGCAGCTAAACGGAACCAATAGAGCCGTTTTTGTTAATAACAATGTCATCGGCACTGGAACCAACGCTAAGGCGCTTTTAGGGAACAGCCCGGATCTGGGCGTAGGTTACACGATGGCGGCTGCAACCCCCTACCGCTTCCTGGGCAGGGTCTCGCAGATTCTCATCTACGACAGGGTGCTGACAGCTGACGAAGTTACGAAAGTAGAAACCTATTTTAACAATGTCAAAGCGGGCCGTGGTGGACCCGCGAACCCAATCGTCTCAGCGGTCGACAAAACCTTGCTGACCGCCTTGATTGAGTCCGCCAATAACAAGGAAGCTACCATTTATACAAGCAATTCATGGAACGCTTTTGCAAGCGCTTTAAGTGAGGCCAAAACTGCTGCCTCAAATGGTGAGATCGGGCAGACAGCAGTGGACAATTCATATTACGCGCTGCGTAACGCGATCAAAGCGCTTCAAGTGGTACCAAGCGGAGTTGCGACTGCCGTATACGGTACGCCTGTTCTCGGCGGGGCCGTGCTCGACCTACTCTGGGATAAGACCGCTACGCTGCCGATCCTTAAGCATCTGACAATGGCGAACGGTCAGACGGACGGCTCCGCTAAAGTGCTATGGGACGATACTAACCTGTATGTTCTGGTGCGTGTAAAATCCCCTGAGCTGAACAACAGCAGCAGCAACGCGTGGGAGCAGGACTCGGTCGAGATCTTTGTGGATGAGACCAATAGCAAACAAACCTCCTACGGCACAGGTATGGGACAATACCGTATTAACTATCTTAATGTGAAAAGCTTTAATCCAGGCAGTATCAGTGCGGGTTTTGAGTCTTTTGCCAAAGTCGTAGATGGCGGTTATTACATTGAAACTAAGATCCCCTTTAAAGCTGCTGTTCCTACGGTTGATCGTGTAATTGGATTTGATTTGCAGATCAATGACGCGAAAGCAACTGGTGGCCGTCAGGACGTTATCATGTGGCACGACGTGACCGGACAGTCCTATGCTAACGGTTCACAATGGGGTGTGGTTACACTTGTGGGCAAGCCACCGGTGGTCTCCGGCGCGGCCGGAGCGACCTCCATCACGACGAAAGCCGGCACGCTGCAAATGTTGGCGGGAGTGCCCGTTGTATGGTCGGTAACCGCAGAAGACGGTTCGGAGACAAATGCGGCGATCATCAGCGAGACGGGATTGCTGTCGGCCAAAAAGAATGGCGTCGTGAAAGTAACGGCGAAAGCCAGCGGGTCCAGTTTGAGCGGCAGCGCGCTGATCTCAATCAGCGGTCAAGAAGGCGCGTTGCTGAGCGGAGCGGCTTCCATCGTATCCGGGCAACCATTCAAATTGAACTTTGGCTTGAACAACGTGACGTCCAACGTCTATGCGATCGATCTAACTGTTCGTTACGACCCTGCGAAGGTGGAATACGTGTCAGGCATCTCTCTGGTAAACGGCTTCTCGATCGTGCTTGACCATGAAGGCACTTCGGGCGGCGGTGAGGCCAACATCCGATTCATTGCCGCAAGCGTGGGCCAGGCCATTTCCAATACGGACAATTTGTTGGAACTGAGCTTCAAGGCCAAAGACGTCGGTGCGACTGTTGAGCTTAACGCTATCACGGTCGATCATGTCATCATCTCGGACGGCGTCACCGAAACGCAGGTAAGCTCGGCCAGCCATAACGTGAAGATTGAAGTTATCGGCAAGACGGCTCTGAGCGCGGCAATTGCCGTGGCCAACAGCCGCTTGACCGGCGCCATAGAAGGATCGCTCCTTGGACAATACGCGCCTGGTTCCAAAGCGCTGCTGCAAACAAAGCTGGCTGCCGCCAACGTCGCGCTGGCCGATCCGGCCATGTCCCAGGCAGGAATTCAAGAAGCGGCAACTCAGTTGGAAGCAGCGACATCCGTATTCAACGGATCGTTAAAAACGTTGTCGGGATCAAGCGTGTTGACCATCGGGGATTTGGCGGTCATTGGAAAACACTACGGGCAAAGCAACGCGGACATCAATTGGACGTTGTACAAGGCGCTCGGTATTACTACGCCGCGTCCGATCGGGGTGCAGGATCTGGCGGCGGTCGCTTACCGCATCTTGGGAATCTCGCAGTAATCGAGCCGGGTCCATAATTTAACGATAGGCTAAACGGTTGGGAGGAGGTGCTTTCGCGCCTTCCTCCCCCATCCATTTGGAGAGGAAGTTGACGAATGAGACAAACTAAGAGAATGACTGCGCTGTTGCCTGTTTTTCACCAGATTCGAATCGTCTGCTTAAGTTTTTTGCTGGCCGGTTCGTTTCTGTTAAGCGTGTTTTCCTTGACGACTCTGGTCGCTTACGCCGCTCCGGCGTACACGCTTTCCGTTTCGAACAATCAGCCAATCACCGGCCGTGAAGTCAGAGTCCAGGTGA
Above is a genomic segment from Paenibacillus sp. HWE-109 containing:
- a CDS encoding sugar-binding protein, translated to MKVRKRAFNWMMTMVMVFSMLPFSGSVVTAASAPSATIYVATNGNDNTGDGTQAKPYKTLAKAKTVVRTLPKTGGDIVVQIADGYYSLDETLVFDKDDSGSASSTIRYEAAPGAKPVISAGEMLKKGVWTEAVGLTQTGGLKAYKTTLNRSDKLRALYVNDKGATMTKSSEIASANRTVTGTPTASFTAANNPWAWQNGTNIRAGIVFDASVGLTTATKNPQNIEAESTGGSTARWARPFITFASIEQAPAASNKPGGIMFRFQMPYGFISQSLGNNTQYNPGNNQVIRNAFEFFNKRGDFYFDQAESTLYYIPLAGEDINTADVVIPRLETVLDIRGIPVGDRLNPVAGSDNGRVKNITFNGLKFAHTDYKLTELTGTYTLSDGSGPVTTSSRGYASVQGSIVNKVYFPSSINWHETFYRGYDIPPAAVMINAARNIKVLNGEIGLTGFNGIHVENDAKDIEISGNYIVDTLASGIVIGHPQHIYENDVAITHESSVSVSGTPIRNWAGVDKEKFTAGTEAVPENIYITNNFLYRTCYGFPGANALASFYTTNMQVLHNYIYDTTYGAMSIGWGWDEYDGFGFTAQGTNKTGGPYNGTSETSIARSPAISTTSRNNKINFNRIEQICTVVNDSGAIYSLGRQGDPGNLPGGGTWDTINTVYPLTNDPVTNKNSNWNSDNWTNFTEMNYNFLNPNPTDKPTDSNNWMNGFHPDEGSTFIKMIGNVVQAKLSYAAGQSRLIEFNNWKRKSDMIMVQGYVDGDNNQNGAPRTTYDNYKSTSRIWPLKGNEIVLNSGLTNEYTKMIPRSLIADTEFELASNVIMGKGEKLNRRGLLKAQDTVWIAPANTTVFNEGNTMTKAAGDVKSINAPSTAGEYKLYIKYGDGRETATSKYTVYVDASGSATNVENGKSYDVSAVRPLKLTLSNEYTFTLNGKAVANGYEIRTAGSWTLVGSTSMPAITLNFTTTVSVANRLLPADVSAAPGGKVRFAYDLDDATKQIWISSSSDGNFIESDKETMASGNMVEITAPKLPGPYIIYVRSKEGDVLSQSHARVVVRDMTPADIPRNGLDLWLKADEGVEKDSSGNVTGWTNMGSVPAKLVPANVPGSGGDNLGTPSGNPTLKNDGYDYVDFAALSRPLKAAGFKNYNGSTQMTIYALVRPTTTANNSSDQSGLVYFGLNEAYQTWAANSGWSGINLGVGTNRVNIRFGNTDGGVSGGGQQIATTATDGLASVRAQLNGTNRAVFVNNNVIGTGTNAKALLGNSPDLGVGYTMAAATPYRFLGRVSQILIYDRVLTADEVTKVETYFNNVKAGRGGPANPIVSAVDKTLLTALIESANNKEATIYTSNSWNAFASALSEAKTAASNGEIGQTAVDNSYYALRNAIKALQVVPSGVATAVYGTPVLGGAVLDLLWDKTATLPILKHLTMANGQTDGSAKVLWDDTNLYVLVRVKSPELNNSSSNAWEQDSVEIFVDETNSKQTSYGTGMGQYRINYLNVKSFNPGSISAGFESFAKVVDGGYYIETKIPFKAAVPTVDRVIGFDLQINDAKATGGRQDVIMWHDVTGQSYANGSQWGVVTLVGKPPVVSGAAGATSITTKAGTLQMLAGVPVVWSVTAEDGSETNAAIISETGLLSAKKNGVVKVTAKASGSSLSGSALISISGQEGALLSGAASIVSGQPFKLNFGLNNVTSNVYAIDLTVRYDPAKVEYVSGISLVNGFSIVLDHEGTSGGGEANIRFIAASVGQAISNTDNLLELSFKAKDVGATVELNAITVDHVIISDGVTETQVSSASHNVKIEVIGKTALSAAIAVANSRLTGAIEGSLLGQYAPGSKALLQTKLAAANVALADPAMSQAGIQEAATQLEAATSVFNGSLKTLSGSSVLTIGDLAVIGKHYGQSNADINWTLYKALGITTPRPIGVQDLAAVAYRILGISQ